The genomic segment GGTTTTCAAGATTTTTGGTTGCTTAAAATTTCTTCATCAGGAAATTTACTTTGGCAAAAAACATACGGTTTTTCTGGCGCAGATTATGGCACTTCTTTATTAGAAACGAACGATAATGGTTATTTAATTACTGGCGTTTTAGACGTTTCTGCTTCTGGCGGACAAGGAAATGCAAAACCAGCTGGCACAAAACATGCAGGTGGCGATTATTGGGCGATAAAAACAAATAATTCTGGAACCTTAGAATGGAGTAAATATTTTGGAGGCTCGTTTACAGACACACCTTTAGGAGTTGTAAAAACGGCAGATAATGGTTATATTCTAGCAGGTTCGTCCGATAGTAACGACTTCAACATAAAAAATAACAAAGGAACCTATGATTTTTGGGTGATAAAAATCTCCGAAACAGGAGATTTAGTTTGGGAAAAAAGTTTTGGTGGTTCCGAAATTGACGAAGCAAGAGCAATTGTAGCCACAAATGATGATAATTTTATAGTTATTGGCGACACTAGAAGTTCCAACAAAGATATTGCTAAAAATAATGGTGCAGCAGATGTTTGGATTGTAAAAATAACCCCAAATGGAGAAATTATTTGGGAAAAAACAATTGGTGGAACCAATTTCGATGTTGCAAGAGCCGTTTATAAAACCCAAGATAATGGTTTTATAATTGCTGGAAGTTCCAGAAGTTTAGACAATGGTTTTTCTAATAATGGCCAAAATGATGCCCTTATTTTAAAGGTAGATAAAAACGGAAAAATGTTGTGGCAAAAAACAATTGGTGGTGCAAAAATTGACTTTTTATACGATATTGTAGAACTCAATAACAAATCGATTATTGCTGTTGGAGAAAGCAGTAGTAACGATTTTGAAATTACTGAAAACAAAGGATTTACAGATGTATTAATTATTCAAATTAAATAAAAAAAATGAAAAAATATTGTATTCTATTAATTGTAATTTTAATGACTTTTAATAATTGTAAAGAAATCGATTGTTGTGTAAACCCTCCTTTTATCAATTTAAAATTTACCCATAATTGGGATGGAGTTCCATTAACAAATCTAGACTTTAATAAGCTAAAATTTACAACCGAAAATGGCGAAAAAGTAAGCATCGAAAGATTGCGTTATTTAATTTCGAACATCAATCTAACAGGTTTTAAAAATTATATTTTAGTAAATGTTGGCGAAAATTCTGGAACAGAAATTAGTATTTTAGATGTAAAAGATGGTATTTACGATCTTACTTTTCGTTTTGGACTTTCTAACGAAGAAAATATAGATGGTAAGTACCAATTTTTAAATTCTGTAAATTTCGATGTTCCTACAATGTTGGGGGGAGGTTATCATTTTATGCAATTTGATGGAAAATATATAAACGATAACAACCAAAAAACTGGTTTTAATTACCATACAATTAGAGCTGTTGATAAAACAGATCCTGCCGATTTAAAATTCGAAGACACTTCTTTTGAAATAAATCTTGGAAAAGTGCTAATTAAAGGCAACACCGAAATTGAAGTTAAGGTAAACATCGCAGAATGGTTTAAGAATCCGAATTTGTGGAATTTAAACGAATTAGACACCAATTTAATGGGCAATTTCGAGGCTCAAAAAATGATGAGTGCTAATGGAAAATCCGTTTTTTCTTTGGGGGAAGTACAGTAATGTATGTGTGTAAAAACCACATAGACATAGACACATAGAAAACATAGCCTATCTTTGTGTAAAAAACTTGCAAATCTTAGAAAAAAAATCTTAAAAATTGGTGAAATCTATGTCTTTTAATTTCAGGCACCAACTCTATGTTTTCTATAAATCTATGTGGTAAAAAAAAATTGTGTAAAAAATAAAAATGAAAACAAAATCTATTTTTCTTCTCTCCTTTTTGCTTTTGATGCATTGCGCATCGAAAGAAGAAGAAATTTATACCCCAATTCCTTATAATTTAGAAATTCCTACTTTATTTGCAAATAAATTAATTGCACCGATAATTCCCACAAACAACCCATTAACTGAAGAAGGCGTTGCCTTAGGCAAAAAATTATTTTTCGATAAAACACTTTCTGGCGACAATTCTCAATCTTGTGCAACTTGCCACAATCCTAAAAAAGCATTTACAGACGAAACACGTTTTAGTGATGGAATAGATGGCAATTTTGGCACCAGAAACTCTATGCCATTATTTAATTTGGCCTGGAACTTCGATGAAAAATTTACTTGGAATGGAAAAGAGTTTAGCTTAGAAAAACAAGCGTTTGAACCTGTTTCAAATCCTATTGAAATGCATTCGAATTGGAAAAAAGTGGCAGAGAAATTACAAGGAGATGCAACATATCCTGATTTGTTTTTACGTGCATTTGGCACTTCAACAATCGATTCTGTTTTAGTAACAAAAGCAATTGCACAATTCGAGAGAACACTTATTTCAGCAAATTCTAAATTCGATAAATTTCTTTTAGGAAAAGCAACGTTAACACCAGAAGAAGAAAACGGATTTAACGTTTTTATGGACGAAGCAAAAGGCGATTGTTTCCATTGTCATGGAAGTAATAACAATCCACTTTGGACAGATAACAAATTTCACAACAATGGTTTAGATGCAACTTTTACAGATTTAGGTTTGGGAGAAGTTACTGGAGACCCTAATGATAATGGAAAATTTAAATCGCCATCCATTAGAAATTTAAAATTTACGGCACCTTATATGCATGATGGACGAT from the Polaribacter cellanae genome contains:
- a CDS encoding MbnP family protein produces the protein MKKYCILLIVILMTFNNCKEIDCCVNPPFINLKFTHNWDGVPLTNLDFNKLKFTTENGEKVSIERLRYLISNINLTGFKNYILVNVGENSGTEISILDVKDGIYDLTFRFGLSNEENIDGKYQFLNSVNFDVPTMLGGGYHFMQFDGKYINDNNQKTGFNYHTIRAVDKTDPADLKFEDTSFEINLGKVLIKGNTEIEVKVNIAEWFKNPNLWNLNELDTNLMGNFEAQKMMSANGKSVFSLGEVQ
- a CDS encoding cytochrome-c peroxidase, with amino-acid sequence MKTKSIFLLSFLLLMHCASKEEEIYTPIPYNLEIPTLFANKLIAPIIPTNNPLTEEGVALGKKLFFDKTLSGDNSQSCATCHNPKKAFTDETRFSDGIDGNFGTRNSMPLFNLAWNFDEKFTWNGKEFSLEKQAFEPVSNPIEMHSNWKKVAEKLQGDATYPDLFLRAFGTSTIDSVLVTKAIAQFERTLISANSKFDKFLLGKATLTPEEENGFNVFMDEAKGDCFHCHGSNNNPLWTDNKFHNNGLDATFTDLGLGEVTGDPNDNGKFKSPSIRNLKFTAPYMHDGRFTTLDEVINHYSEGLQRSSTIDPLMKRINEGGVNLSTKDKADLKAFLLSLSDEEFVNNASINK